One stretch of Diorhabda carinulata isolate Delta chromosome 5, icDioCari1.1, whole genome shotgun sequence DNA includes these proteins:
- the LOC130894187 gene encoding uncharacterized protein LOC130894187 isoform X1 — protein sequence MTFYLKPPRGNLNLYILEDCIKERLLCYNYLKNGSVDLTNFQYLVEDSSLDRTGHFILRLMACCNHTFEYDFVQKELKLLEVRLISYDMGDVKIFLKRILKHTREIISDNTNKDLFEIFFVFLKVICLMLSNVFLKHIFTIGRNGCFIGCNLFVIEVPYYFCLSMTANRVVIIKNGLAQVPCTLWKDLLLGLYFTYLKKVMKCLKYSGYITCTLEDSRIQNIFQLVKNYTSGKNVRTMENESSFINFNNISNESKFFPLCMQNLFKVLERTNRLCYNDRFDFSLYMKTIGMSMSDSLKFWENTYSKECSTSSRCSHSWQKNGKRYIYGIRHLYGLEGSRKDYHCRSCTFLQERSLGARDEGGCPFRKFDDNNLRAILKTIFPNNPDEIEVMIYERNNDPNVACNLFFNIVFNIMTRKQLNQSMTFGSPANYYFQLKKLLAKES from the exons ATGACATTTTATCTGAAGCCACCCAGGGGAAATTTAAATCTATACATTTTGGAAGATTGTATAAAAGAAAGACTGTTATGTTACAATTACTTGAAAAATGGAAGCGTTGACTTAACTAACTTTCAATATTTAGTGGAAGATAGTTCCTTGGACCGAACAGGTCATTTTATATTGAGACTAATGGCCTGCTGCAATCACACCTTTGAATATGATTTTGTACAAAAAGAATTGAAGTTATTAGAAGTAAGATTAATTTCGTATGATATGGGAGATGTAAAAATTTTCCTAAAGCGAATATTAAAACATACACGAGAAATAATAAGTGATAACACGAACAAAGacttgtttgaaattttttttgtttttttaaaggTGATATGTCTAATGCTATCTAATGTTTTCTTAAAACACATATTTACAATTGGACGAAATGGTTGTTTTATTGGTTGTAACTTGTTTGTAATAGAAG TaccatattatttttgtttatcaatgACAGCAAATAGAGTGgtcataataaaaaatggtttGGCACAAGTGCCTTGCactttatggaaagatttgttacTGGGTTTATACTTCACCTACCTCAAGAAAGTTatgaaatgtttgaaatattcagGATACATAACTTGTACTTTAGAAGATTCAAGAATAcagaatattttccaattaGTCAAGAATTACACTTCAGGAAAGAATGTGAGGACAATGGAAAATGAATCATCATTTATTAActttaacaatatttcaaatgaatcaaagTTTTTTCCACTTTGTATGCAGAATTTGTTTAAGGTGTTGGAAAGAACAAATCGTTTGTGTTATAATGATAG gtttGATTTTAGTTTATATATGAAGACTATAGGTATGTCTATGTCAGATTCACtaaaattttgggaaaatacATATTCAAAGGAATGTAGCACCAGTTCCAGATGCTCACATAGTTGGCAGAAAAATGGAAAACGCTACATCTATGGAATTAGACATCTATATGGTCTGGAAGGTTCAAGAAAGGATTATCACTGTCGTTCCTGCACATTTCTACag gAAAGATCACTGGGTGCTAGGGACGAAGGAGGTTGCCcttttagaaaatttgatgACAATAATTTAAGAgctattttgaaaacaattttcccAAACAATCCAGATGAAATAGAAGTGATGATTTATGAAAGAAATAATGATCCTAATGTAGcctgtaatttatttttcaatattgtatttaatattatgaCTAGGAAGCAGTTGAATCAAAGTATGACTTTTGGTAGTCCTGCAAACtattattttcagttgaaaaaaCTGCTTGCTAAGGAGAgctga
- the LOC130894187 gene encoding DNA primase large subunit-like isoform X3 has protein sequence MTFYLKPPRGNLNLYILEDCIKERLLCYNYLKNGSVDLTNFQYLVEDSSLDRTGHFILRLMACCNHTFEYDFVQKELKLLEVRLISYDMGDVKIFLKRILKHTREIISDNTNKDLFEIFFVFLKVICLMLSNVFLKHIFTIGRNGCFIGCNLFVIEVPYYFCLSMTANRVVIIKNGLAQVPCTLWKDLLLGLYFTYLKKVMKCLKYSGYITCTLEDSRIQNIFQLVKNYTSGKNVRTMENESSFINFNNISNESKFFPLCMQNLFKVLERTNRLCYNDRFDFSLYMKTIGMSMSDSLKFWENTYSKECSTSSRCSHSWQKNGKRYIYGIRHLYGLEGSRKDYHCRSCTFLQMKNILRGQRFSTPEEAVDAFKLHVLEVPQWEWKTIDLNGEYCFSKLFSLFSLLSEVKYIP, from the exons ATGACATTTTATCTGAAGCCACCCAGGGGAAATTTAAATCTATACATTTTGGAAGATTGTATAAAAGAAAGACTGTTATGTTACAATTACTTGAAAAATGGAAGCGTTGACTTAACTAACTTTCAATATTTAGTGGAAGATAGTTCCTTGGACCGAACAGGTCATTTTATATTGAGACTAATGGCCTGCTGCAATCACACCTTTGAATATGATTTTGTACAAAAAGAATTGAAGTTATTAGAAGTAAGATTAATTTCGTATGATATGGGAGATGTAAAAATTTTCCTAAAGCGAATATTAAAACATACACGAGAAATAATAAGTGATAACACGAACAAAGacttgtttgaaattttttttgtttttttaaaggTGATATGTCTAATGCTATCTAATGTTTTCTTAAAACACATATTTACAATTGGACGAAATGGTTGTTTTATTGGTTGTAACTTGTTTGTAATAGAAG TaccatattatttttgtttatcaatgACAGCAAATAGAGTGgtcataataaaaaatggtttGGCACAAGTGCCTTGCactttatggaaagatttgttacTGGGTTTATACTTCACCTACCTCAAGAAAGTTatgaaatgtttgaaatattcagGATACATAACTTGTACTTTAGAAGATTCAAGAATAcagaatattttccaattaGTCAAGAATTACACTTCAGGAAAGAATGTGAGGACAATGGAAAATGAATCATCATTTATTAActttaacaatatttcaaatgaatcaaagTTTTTTCCACTTTGTATGCAGAATTTGTTTAAGGTGTTGGAAAGAACAAATCGTTTGTGTTATAATGATAG gtttGATTTTAGTTTATATATGAAGACTATAGGTATGTCTATGTCAGATTCACtaaaattttgggaaaatacATATTCAAAGGAATGTAGCACCAGTTCCAGATGCTCACATAGTTGGCAGAAAAATGGAAAACGCTACATCTATGGAATTAGACATCTATATGGTCTGGAAGGTTCAAGAAAGGATTATCACTGTCGTTCCTGCACATTTCTACag atgaaaaatattttgcggGGTCAACggttttctacacctgaagaagcggttgatgcgttcaaattacatgttttggaggtacctcaatggGAATGGAAAactattgatcttaatggagaatattgcttttcgaaattattctcattattttcattattatcagAAGTGAAATAtataccatag
- the LOC130894214 gene encoding double-strand break repair protein MRE11, producing the protein MSSQESASQSTVRSEDDTFNILVATDIHLGYAEDDPIRGSDTFDTFEEILQIAVREQVDFILLGGDLFHYTQPSPYCINKCIQLIKQYCLGDKPVAIEFLSDPSQNFTQCVNPVVNYEDPNLNISIPIFSIHGNHDDPTGKKHISAIDLLSTSGLVNYFGRWNSFDKVHISPILLKKSNSKLALYGLSHIRDERLGRLFLDDKVKMFHPQNKEEWFHLLVWHQNRATRGTKNFIPDNCLPSFLDLVIWGHEHDCRINPERKNNDVFISQPGSSVATSLIEGESVPKKVGLLKINKSDFKIIPIELKTVRPFVYGEMTIKDDLQMDFDPPSSSNSMMEIVGKKVDMMISEAKGLGRTAVVSEKPLIRLIIKYKSDKNVFNTIRFGQFYVDKVANSDNMVKFQLIKEYMRKNKGQNTDDPEDEQSQGPLLADRVEDLVSEYLSGKNTLKLFPLNILNEAVKKSVDSNDANAISDVTDNFIKKMLKDLEKDMPEIENTEICIDTLKQNMEEHSRGFVENVCENPKRQKKNLIDDNENDDEVLSDSDDRINKTKKTAGRGRGYTRARRGRGSASTKKNNNEESDNNIDDDSDDSQFSIFGIKNITKPTGKGSRGGKGRGKK; encoded by the exons ATGTCAAGCCAAGAAAGTGCTAGTCAAAGCACAGTTCGTAGTGAAGATGATACGTTTAATATACTTGTAGCTACAGATATCCATTTAGGTTATGCTGAAGATGATCCTATTAGAGGTTCTGATACATTTGATACCTTTGAAGAAATTCTTCAAATTGCCGTTAGAGAACAAGTAGATTTTATTCTGTTAGGGGGAGATCTATTCCATTACACACAACCTTCTCCTTATTGCATTAATAAATGCATACAACTTATTAAACAATATTGCCTGGGAGATAAACCAGTAGCCATTGAATTCTTGTCAGATCCCAGTCAAAATTTTACTCAATGTGTAAATCCTGTCGTTAATTACGAAGATCCCAACTTAAATATATCTAtaccaatattttcaatacatggCAATCACGACGATCCAACAG ggAAAAAGCACATTTCTGCAATTGATTTACTCTCAACATCTGGACTTGTTAACTATTTTGGTAGATGGAATAGTTTTGATAAGGTCCACATATCtccaattttgttgaaaaaatctaaTTCAAAGTTAGCACTGTACGGCTTATCTCACATCAGAGATGAACGACTGGGTAGACTATTTTTGGATGATAAAGTGAAAATGTTCCATCCACAAAATAAGGAGGAATGGTTTCATCTTCTAGTATGGCATCAAAATAGAGCCACCAGGGGAACTAAAAACTTTATTCCAGATAATTGCCTTCCCAGTTTCTTGGATCTGGTAATCTGGGGACATGAACATGATTGTAGAATAAATCCagagagaaaaaataatgatgtcTTTATCTCCCAACCTGGAAGTTCAGTGGCAACATCATTAATAGAAGGAGAGTCGGTTCCCAAAAAAGTGGgtctattgaaaattaataaaagtgaCTTCAAA ATTATTCCAATTGAACTGAAGACTGTTAGACCATTTGTATATGGTGAAATGACTATTAAAGATGATTTGCAAATGGATTTTGATCCTCCTTCTTCCAGTAACAGCATGATGGAAATAGTTGGCAAGAAAGTTGATATGATGATAAGTGAAGCTAAAGGCTTAGGTCGTACAGCTGTGGTTAGTGAAAAACCTCTTATccgtttaattataaaatataaaagtgataaaaacgTATTTAATACCATAAGATTTGGCCAATTTTATGTAGATAAAGTAGCAAATTCAGATAATATGGTAAAATTCCAATTGATTAaagaatatatgagaaaaaacaAAGGACAAAATACAGATGATCCAGAAGATGAACAATCACAGGGTCCCTTATTAGCAGATAGGGTAGAAGATTTAGTATCCGAATATTTAAGTGgtaaaaatactttgaaattatttcctttaaatattttaaatgaagcAGTAAAGAAGAGTGTCGACTCTAATGATGCTAATGCCATATCAGATGTAActgataattttatcaaaaaaatgctcaaagACTTGGAAAAAGACATGCCTGAAATTGAGAACACTGAAATCTGTATAGATACCTTGAAACAGAATATGGAAGAACATTCTCGTGGTTTTGTTGAAAACGTTTGTGAAAATCCAAAGAGACAAAAAAAGAATCTCATTGATGATaatgaaaatgatgatgaaGTTTTATCAGATAGCGACGacagaataaataaaaccaaaaaaacagCTGGGAGAGGTAGAGGCTACACGAGAGCAAGAAGAGGAAGAGGATCAGcttctactaaaaaaaataataatgaagaaagTGATAACAATATTGACGATGATAGTGATGACagtcaattttcaatatttggtattaaaaatataactaaacCAACAGGTAAGGGGTCAAGGGGCGGAAAAGGACGAGGCAAAAAATAA
- the LOC130894187 gene encoding uncharacterized protein LOC130894187 isoform X2 yields MTFYLKPPRGNLNLYILEDCIKERLLCYNYLKNGSVDLTNFQYLVEDSSLDRTGHFILRLMACCNHTFEYDFVQKELKLLEVICLMLSNVFLKHIFTIGRNGCFIGCNLFVIEVPYYFCLSMTANRVVIIKNGLAQVPCTLWKDLLLGLYFTYLKKVMKCLKYSGYITCTLEDSRIQNIFQLVKNYTSGKNVRTMENESSFINFNNISNESKFFPLCMQNLFKVLERTNRLCYNDRFDFSLYMKTIGMSMSDSLKFWENTYSKECSTSSRCSHSWQKNGKRYIYGIRHLYGLEGSRKDYHCRSCTFLQERSLGARDEGGCPFRKFDDNNLRAILKTIFPNNPDEIEVMIYERNNDPNVACNLFFNIVFNIMTRKQLNQSMTFGSPANYYFQLKKLLAKES; encoded by the exons ATGACATTTTATCTGAAGCCACCCAGGGGAAATTTAAATCTATACATTTTGGAAGATTGTATAAAAGAAAGACTGTTATGTTACAATTACTTGAAAAATGGAAGCGTTGACTTAACTAACTTTCAATATTTAGTGGAAGATAGTTCCTTGGACCGAACAGGTCATTTTATATTGAGACTAATGGCCTGCTGCAATCACACCTTTGAATATGATTTTGTACAAAAAGAATTGAAGTTATTAGAA gTGATATGTCTAATGCTATCTAATGTTTTCTTAAAACACATATTTACAATTGGACGAAATGGTTGTTTTATTGGTTGTAACTTGTTTGTAATAGAAG TaccatattatttttgtttatcaatgACAGCAAATAGAGTGgtcataataaaaaatggtttGGCACAAGTGCCTTGCactttatggaaagatttgttacTGGGTTTATACTTCACCTACCTCAAGAAAGTTatgaaatgtttgaaatattcagGATACATAACTTGTACTTTAGAAGATTCAAGAATAcagaatattttccaattaGTCAAGAATTACACTTCAGGAAAGAATGTGAGGACAATGGAAAATGAATCATCATTTATTAActttaacaatatttcaaatgaatcaaagTTTTTTCCACTTTGTATGCAGAATTTGTTTAAGGTGTTGGAAAGAACAAATCGTTTGTGTTATAATGATAG gtttGATTTTAGTTTATATATGAAGACTATAGGTATGTCTATGTCAGATTCACtaaaattttgggaaaatacATATTCAAAGGAATGTAGCACCAGTTCCAGATGCTCACATAGTTGGCAGAAAAATGGAAAACGCTACATCTATGGAATTAGACATCTATATGGTCTGGAAGGTTCAAGAAAGGATTATCACTGTCGTTCCTGCACATTTCTACag gAAAGATCACTGGGTGCTAGGGACGAAGGAGGTTGCCcttttagaaaatttgatgACAATAATTTAAGAgctattttgaaaacaattttcccAAACAATCCAGATGAAATAGAAGTGATGATTTATGAAAGAAATAATGATCCTAATGTAGcctgtaatttatttttcaatattgtatttaatattatgaCTAGGAAGCAGTTGAATCAAAGTATGACTTTTGGTAGTCCTGCAAACtattattttcagttgaaaaaaCTGCTTGCTAAGGAGAgctga